In Deltaproteobacteria bacterium, a single genomic region encodes these proteins:
- a CDS encoding CDP-alcohol phosphatidyltransferase family protein, with protein sequence MEIIINFFRSMDPVWVSLGPILLINIVLLSSLIFFLATKERWPVPLEVQTRHNSKFLSGTLKHWWYWNNQPIAKFFIRLGLTPNMLTLMGFLMSVIATFFYAKGLFGFAGWIMIFGATFDLFDGQVARLTGKVSKSGAFFDSVMDRFGEGIIYLGLVLYFRDSWVLYFLILGLIGSMSVSYTRARGEAVGVDVRKGSMQRPERIVYLGCASVFQPMLSYFLNPVWPNHPPVLVLIAIVMVGVMTNVTSVYRMIYVMNELDNKEKRKSDETIPQILAKLTTDEGRETLRSKWRQKLKAS encoded by the coding sequence ATGGAAATAATCATCAATTTTTTTCGTTCTATGGATCCAGTCTGGGTGAGTCTGGGGCCCATTCTTCTTATTAATATCGTTCTGCTTTCGTCTCTGATATTTTTTCTGGCAACCAAGGAGCGTTGGCCCGTTCCCCTTGAAGTGCAAACACGTCACAACTCAAAATTTTTAAGCGGCACCCTCAAACACTGGTGGTATTGGAATAATCAGCCCATCGCCAAATTTTTTATTCGACTGGGATTAACTCCCAACATGCTCACCCTCATGGGATTTTTAATGAGTGTCATCGCCACTTTTTTTTATGCCAAAGGGCTGTTTGGATTTGCAGGGTGGATCATGATTTTTGGCGCCACCTTTGATCTCTTTGATGGTCAAGTGGCCCGCCTCACAGGAAAAGTTTCCAAGTCGGGCGCATTTTTTGATTCTGTTATGGATCGCTTCGGCGAAGGAATTATTTATCTGGGATTGGTTCTTTATTTTCGGGATTCGTGGGTTTTGTATTTTCTGATTTTGGGACTCATCGGATCCATGTCGGTTTCTTACACACGCGCGCGCGGAGAAGCGGTTGGTGTTGATGTGCGGAAGGGATCGATGCAGAGACCGGAGCGGATTGTTTATCTGGGTTGTGCTTCTGTTTTTCAACCGATGCTTTCCTATTTTTTGAATCCTGTTTGGCCAAATCACCCGCCGGTTTTGGTCCTCATTGCCATTGTGATGGTTGGTGTGATGACGAATGTCACATCCGTATACCGGATGATTTATGTAATGAATGAATTGGACAACAAAGAGAAAAGAAAAAGTGACGAAACAATTCCGCAAATCCTCGCAAAACTGACCACAGATGAAGGACGTGAAACGCTTCGTTCAAAATGGCGTCAAAAATTAAAAGCCAGCTAG